Proteins encoded by one window of Arachis ipaensis cultivar K30076 chromosome B04, Araip1.1, whole genome shotgun sequence:
- the LOC107636190 gene encoding uncharacterized protein LOC107636190 → MNLEGVGDEVRCRAFSVTLAGPAIRWFNNLLQGSVNGFADTSHAFLAQFTTRIAKVKHPINLLGVTQRPDEPTRKYLDRFNDECLEIDGLTDSVASLCLTNGLLNEDFRKHLTTKPVWTMQEIQCVAKEYINDEEVSQVMAANKWQPAYRHDRHLGNREVQKEHARDGGPSKAPRPFPRVGKFTHYTPLTAPIKEVYQQITKKGILSKPRPLKERTGGNKSLYCEYHKGYGHKTQDCFNLKDALEQAIRDGKLAEFSHLIREPRRWNRDHEGEDRSRATRRRQEPKGDDHGLTVVNVVTARNTAPKSRSVQKKDAKILAVSSSSARSSQRLPAISFGPEDQWFDEALESPPMVITARVRTGLVKRILVDTGADSNIMFATYSMPWDCVTPT, encoded by the coding sequence ATGAATCTGgagggagtgggagacgaggtaaggtgccgcGCTTTCTCGGTAACCTTggcgggacctgcaatacggtggttcaataacctcctGCAGGGCTCAGTGAACGGCTTCGCGGATACCAGCCACGCCTTTTTAGCCCAATTCACAACCAGAATTGCAAAAGTGAAGCACCCAATCAATCTGCTCGGGGTGACTCAACGACCTGACGAGCCGACCAGGAAGTACCTGGACAGATTCAACGACGAGTGCCTGGAAATCGACGGACTGACGGATTCAGTTGCAAGTTTGTGCCTGACAAACGGACTCCTgaacgaggacttcagaaagcacctcacCACGAAGCCGGTGTGGACCATGCAGGAGATTCAATGCGTAGCCAAGGAGTACATCAACGACGAAGAGGTGAGCCAAGTCATGGCCGCCAATAAATGGCAGCCAGCCTACAGACATGACCGTCACCTCGGGAACAGAGAAGTACagaaggaacacgccagggacggcggtccgagtAAGGCGCCCAGGCCGTTCCCTCGGGTCGGGAAGTTCACCCATTACACTCCCCTCACCGCACCAATCAAGGAAGTGTATCAACAAATCACTAAAAAGGGGATCTTGTCGAAACCCCGGCCACTGAAGGAGCGAACGGGGGGAAACAAGAGCCTTTATTGTGAATATCACAAGGGatacgggcacaagacccaagactgttTCAACCTGAAGGATGCGCTAGAGCAAGCAATCAGGGACGGAAAGCTTGCTGAATTCTCCCACCTCATTAGAGAGCCGAGGAGGTGGAATCGCGACCACGAGGGTGAGGACAGGTCCCGGGCGACGAGGCGACGCCAAGAACCGAAAGGAgacgaccacggtctcacggtggtGAACGTAGTAACGGCAAGGAACACGGCCCCGAAGTCGAGGTCGGTACAGAAGAAAGACGCCAAAATCCTGGCAGTCTCCTCTTCATCTGCGAGAAGTTCCCAGAGGCTACCGGCCATCTCTTTTGGGCCAGAAgaccaatggttcgacgaggCCCTGGAAAGtccccccatggtcatcacggccagagTCAGAACCGGTCTCGTCAAACGGATCCTCGTGGATACAGGGGCggactcaaacatcatgttcgcAACGTATTCGATGCCTTGGGATTGCGTGACGCCGACCTag